A single region of the Plasmodium malariae genome assembly, chromosome: 7 genome encodes:
- the PmUG01_07011700 gene encoding STP1 protein, translating into MENCFTSNSSVHGTTALEYGTYRQFKIIGANIKSQISSLKINNNKEEFRDKCKKLADYLITSKPPYSYINERLWKGALKTWYKHYYTGLSQHGGCFMILNQDEKEILQLVYDAEDFCEKNKEYIDKLHPFRVGNSSTYNCNNDDNCISKCKEYNEWIIERKGHFSAKREILHKDCTGKKKLYQLLKKTCNIQNSSTFTKIIESKSSAPTIHIVVPEKKEDESSLAEQNSPESQEQSPPKYKASSEQITRVERPPPVETLSPGEMDTANELMSSKEQKHHVEKASPFSDPTPVTLSNENTKAQPIKVPQSQNHKGFVSEGAKTTFQHQETSERTDKSISSIPFKALINDSPSPFHLELPKITESAGNISDKYISPILISIIIIIIFSLFIKHMPLIFLKKKKHIKRKHLKLLRILVPSYPGRKNMFLTYDNLEPSTYNNEENIRKIIINEQNLETNVKKINKKKDVSKTIIEVHMEVLEEYKNEVWESDIGEFLAICLEEFRQEKYNSHHNLKNDEIIIENNKCRNDTDKKKILWNKWAERHKNLSEKLKKEYWFNSLKNEWKSERDSIERSKKLKKKLSNKYKKVPSSEIEKDAWKKWISKKGIVIGQYIEKDWHKLMTEGLKNMTDKCVNYETKKDMTITNLEELKKKEYNEELYKYIKKKLLQKLCILVLMMVLEECRKEENIENNESYLDSSIYECKIEKNSYAKSEIIEDINEDKGNVLEYRKNEDIYESKGGHTFIHELNDWIREDNTYINSIKNEDLSETS; encoded by the exons ATGGAAAATTGTTTTACTTCG AATTCGAGTGTTCATGGTACTACAGCATTAGAATACGGTACATATCgacaatttaaaataattggaGCTAATATTAAATCTCAAATTTCTTCTTTAAAAATCAACAACAATAAAGAAGAATTTAGAGATAAATGTAAGAAATTGGCTGATTATCTAATTACTAGTAAGCCtccatattcatatattaatgaacGTCTTTGGAAAGGAGCACTCAAGACTTGGTACAAGCACTACTATACAGGACTATCTCAACATGGCGGATGTTTTATGATTTTAAATCAggatgaaaaagaaattttacaATTAGTTTATGATGCAGAGGATTTctgtgaaaaaaataaagaatatattgaTAAACTACATCCTTTTAGAGTAGGTAATAGTAGTACATACAATtgtaataatgatgataattGCATAAGTAAATGTAAGGAATATAATGAATGGATAATAGAAAGGAAAGGACATTTTAGTGCTAAGAGAGAAATTCTTCATAAAGATTgcacaggaaaaaaaaaattataccaacttctaaaaaaaacatgCAATATACAGAATTCTAGCACatttactaaaattattGAGTCCAAGTCCTCGGCTCCAACTATACATATTGTAGTtccagaaaaaaaagaagacgAAAGTTCGTTGGCAGAACAGAATTCACCTGAATCACAAGAGCAATCTCCACCAAAATATAAAGCTTCGTCCGAACAGATAACTCGAGTAGAAAGACCACCTCCAGTCGAAACTCTGTCTCCAGGAGAGATGGATACAGCAAACGAATTGATGTCATCAAAGGAACAGAAACATCATGTTGAAAAAGCATCGCCTTTCAGTGACCCAACTCCTGTAACTCTATCTAATGAAAATACGAAAGCACAACCTATAAAAGTTCCACAATCACAAAATCATAAAGGTTTTGTATCTGAAGGTGCAAAAACAACATTCCAGCATCAGGAAACATCAGAAAGAACTGATAAAAGTATTTCTTCTATACCTTTTAAAGCGTTAATTAATGACTCTCCTTCTCCTTTTCATCTTGAACTCCCTAAAATTACAG AATCAGCTGGAAATATCtctgataaatatatatcaccTATATTAATaagcattattattattattatattttccctttttattaaa CATATGCCattgatttttttaaaaaaaaaaaaacatattaaacGAAAACATTTGAAACTACTGCGAATATTAGTACCTTCATATCCTGgcagaaaaaatatgtttttaacaTATGATAACTTAGAACCCtcaacatataataatgaagaaaacataagaaaaataataataaatgagcAAAACTTAGAaacaaatgtaaaaaaaataaacaaaaagaagGATGTGTCAAAAACTATTATTGAAGTACATATGGAAGTACTAGAagaatacaaaaatgaagTATGGGAATCCGATATAGGCGAATTTTTAGCAATATGTTTAGAAGAGTTTAgacaagaaaaatataattcccatcataatttaaaaaatgatgaaataataatagaaaataataagtgTAGAAATGAtactgataaaaaaaaaattctatggAATAAATGGGCAGAAAGACATAAAAATCTCtctgaaaaattaaaaaaagaatattggTTTAATAGCttgaaaaatgaatggaAGAGTGAACGAGATTCCATagaaagaagtaaaaaattaaagaaaaaactttcaaataaatataaaaaagttccATCTTCAGAAATAGAGAAAGATGCATGGAAAAAATGGATATCAAAGAAGGGTATAGTTATAGGACAATATATAGAAAAGGATTGGCATAAGTTAATGACGGAAGGactaaaaaatatgacaGATAAATGCGTAAATTACGAAACTAAAAAGGATATGACAATAACAAATTTGGAAGaattgaagaaaaaagaatataatgaagaactatataaatacataaaaaaaaaattactacaAAAACTGTGCATACTTGTACTTATGATGGTATTAGAAGAATGCAGAAAAGAGGAGAACatagaaaataatgaatcaTATTTGGATAGTTCTATATATGAATGCaagatagaaaaaaattcatatgcAAAATCAGAAATTATAGAAGACATAAATGAAGATAAAGGAAACGTTTTGGAATACAGGAAAAATGAGGATATTTATGAGAGTAAAGGGGGACACACTTTTATACATGAATTGAATGATTGGATAAGAGAagataatacatatataaattctataaaaaatgagGACTTATCAGAAACATCCTGA
- the PmUG01_07011900 gene encoding Plasmodium exported protein, unknown function has product MERKINLNFLFKIFMFIFLIWICHFDNDMSIDNEYLYKKYIANIKIVTRSYRLLGKHKKEKCSDIVYIKGDIPTIREYQKLNTYNSIKVNKGINKKQNECSLYNAGGYEHGGRSKSSVHYRRNSQLGKRKFDKIYYRNTLRNSTIADFKFLRDVTKEKAVLICVLLSFHAISGILLNFLIPIEQKSNGIFEITKLWYYGAIVGFSIFTFIVILSFIYLFRSIAKYIKIINKKREIHNTAYPSISKIFHNSYNI; this is encoded by the exons ATGGaacgaaaaattaatttaaactttttatttaaaatttttatgtttatctttttaatttgGATATGTCATTTTGATAATGATATG agtatcgataatgaatatttgtataaaaagtacattgctaatataaaaatagttacAAGATCATATAGATTACTAGGAAAGCATAAGAAGGAAAAATGTTCagatattgtatatataaaaggtgATATACCAACTATCAGGGAATACCAAAAATTGAATACttataatagtataaaagtaaacaaaggcataaataaaaagcaaaatgaatgttcattatataatgcAGGAGGTTATGAACATGGTGGGAGAAGTAAAAGTTCTGTGCACTACAGAAGAAATTCACAATtaggaaaaaggaaattcGACAAAATATACTATAGAAATACACTTAGAAATTCTACTATTGCAGATTTTAAGTTTTTAAGAGATGttacaaaagaaaaagcagTTCTTATTTGTGTTTTATTGAGCTTCCATGCAATAAGTGGAATActactaaattttttaataccaATAGAACAAAAAAGTAATGGTATTTTTGAAATCACAAAGCTTTGGTATTATGGGGCAATTGTAggattttctatatttacatttatagtTATACTATCgtttatttatcttttcaGGTCAATTGCAAAGtatataaagataataaataaaaaacgtGAAATACATAATACGGCGTATCCTTCTATTAGTAAAATCTTTCATAacagttataatatataa
- the PmUG01_07012100 gene encoding fam-l protein, with protein sequence MEEKINSLFFVKITTLILLSWIYNIYIYRSTHNKSLNKMYSHRKLYARNYRILAKYKQDKDSCIVCLKEELPHMVYDKQDISNNEKDSLWKKNYSNESLPRSVRGLKKKMKNKSCIFETKNYSHLEKKIFKELDYVDFLQRNKRISDKLYKKIILKNFLLRIKYPCILLLLLCIAFIVEISSGYGVSSGLYILLFDLIGKEQITAFREACSGSFLEEMFQHIVLVKGKQRIIFFRSMCRTLIYFLLFFILGIVIISGIVYYHNKVKNYERIKFRKK encoded by the exons atggaagaaaaaattaactcaTTGTTCTTTGTTAAAATTACTACGCTAATCCTTTTAAGTtggatatataatatttatatttatagg aGTACGCATAACAAATCTTTGAATAAAATGTACAGTCATAGAAAATTATACGCAAGAAATTATCGTATTCTGGCAAAATATAAGCAGGATAAGGATTCGTGTATTGTATGTTTAAAAGAAGAGTTACCACACATGGTTTATGATAAACaagatatatctaataatgaaaaagattCCTTATGGAAAAAGAATTACTCAAATGAAAGCTTACCAAGGAGTGTAAGAggacttaaaaaaaaaatgaaaaataaatcttgtatatttgaaacTAAAAACTATTCCCATttggaaaagaaaatatttaaagaactcGATTATGTAGATTTTCTTCAAAGGAACAAAAGAATTAGTGATAAgctttacaaaaaaataatacttaaaaattttttattaagaatCAAATATCCttgcatattattattgttgttatgCATAGCGTTCATAGTAGAAATTTCTTCGGGTTATGGAGTTTCGAGTggactatatattttattgtttgaTTTAATTGGTAAAGAGCAGATAACAGCTTTTAGGGAGGCTTGTTCGGGTAGCTTTTTAGAGGAAATGTTCCAGCATATTGTATTAGTTAAAGGTAAACAaaggataattttttttagaagtATGTGTCGTactctaatatattttttacttttctttatattaggAATTGTAATTATATCGGGGATtgtttattatcataataaagttaaaaattatgaaagaattaagttcagaaaaaagtaa